Genomic segment of Peptococcus niger:
GCCGGTAATCCGAGCGGTTTTTTTCTTTTCTTCACGGGCATATTTAACGGAATAAAGCATCAGAGCCCCTGCAATCAAAGAGCAGACGTAGGCCAAAAGAGTGCTGACATGATATGGCAGCCCCATACGGTCAAACTGCGGGGCCCCCAGCATCAGGAGCAGGGCTGCCGTCAATAGGCCCAGCGCAACGCCGTTAAAACGCAGACGTTTCTTTTCCTGCAAGCGTTGCTCCGGCGTGATGACTGTCGTCATTTTTTCTTGTTCTTTTGCTGTTTTCCGATATTGGGATCTCTTTTTTTTGCCACTACGTGAATATTTTCTACCCATGCTGCCTCCTATCGGGCATCAATCACGATGGGTTCGCGCATCTGTCAAATACGGGCGAAATTCAATAATTCGCAATGCCGCTAAACCGATAAACAGACCGAAAATGCTCAATAATGTGGTTAACGACGTTACAAATAAAGGAAGCGTCGAACTCTCTAATAAGCCAACAGATGCCACGAACGAAACCATTGATGCCAAAGTTAAAAAAGCAATGCCGATGTATTTCATCTTATAACCTCCCGACAATTAAGATCATGTGTTCCTAGAACATGTTTTCCTATATTTTATCAAACACATATTCGTTGTCAAGAGATTTTTCGATTGTATGTTCGTATTTTTAAAGAACAATACGATAAAAACAGCGAAGCGGCTAAGCTTCGCTGTTTAAGACACTGATGTTTCGCTTAAAAGTTGCGGTTTCCTTTTCTCAAAAATTCAGGAATGTGTACGTCTGCAAAGTTTCCGCTTGAAGACCGGCCAGACCTTGGGGCACTGCTCGGCTTATAAGCATTTGTGTCATAGGTGTTGCGGTCATCCGGATGGAAACCGGTTGCAATAACGGTAATTTTAATGTCATCTTTCGCATCAGGATCGTTGATGGCCCCAAAGATAACATCCGCATCAGCACCGGCTGCTTCATAAATATAGTCAGCAGCTGCTTGTGCTTCTAAAAGGGTCGGGTTGTCACCGGAGATGTTCATCAGGATCGCTGTGGCCCCGTCAATAGACGTTTCCAGGAGGGGCGAGGAAATAGCAGCCTTAGCGGCAGACACGGCACGGTCTTCCCCTTTGCTGTAACCGACACCCATTAAGGCGGTACCGGTATTCTGCATCGTCGAGCGAACGTCGGCGAAGTCAAGGTTAATCATGGCCACCTTGGTAATGGTATCGGAAATCCCCTGAACACCTTGGCGCAAAACGTCATCGGCAATGTCAAAGGCTTCTTCCAGGGTGGTTTCTTTGCTGGCAATTTCCAGTAAACGATCATTGGGAATGGTCACCAATGAGTCCACTTTTTCTGTCAAGATAGAGATGCCTTCAGCCGCATTGCTCTTGCGTTTTTTGCCTTCAAAGGCAAAGGGCTTGGTCACCACACCAATGGTTAAGGCGCCTTGACTTTTGGCAATTTCTGCTACAACCGGTGCAGCGCCCGTCCCGGTGCCGCCGCCCATACCGGCGGTTACAAAGACCAAGTCTGCCCCTTCCAGGGCTGCAGCCAACTCTTCACGGCTTTCTTCAGCCGCTTTCTCACCAACTTCAGGGTTACCGCCGGCACCTAAGCCGCGTGTTAACTTGGTGCCCAATTGAATTTTTTGATCCGCTTCCGAATGCGCCAAAACCTGGGCA
This window contains:
- the ftsZ gene encoding cell division protein FtsZ — its product is MFQLDDNVENNAAVIKVIGVGGGGGNAVNRMIEAKVQGVEFIVANTDAQVLAHSEADQKIQLGTKLTRGLGAGGNPEVGEKAAEESREELAAALEGADLVFVTAGMGGGTGTGAAPVVAEIAKSQGALTIGVVTKPFAFEGKKRKSNAAEGISILTEKVDSLVTIPNDRLLEIASKETTLEEAFDIADDVLRQGVQGISDTITKVAMINLDFADVRSTMQNTGTALMGVGYSKGEDRAVSAAKAAISSPLLETSIDGATAILMNISGDNPTLLEAQAAADYIYEAAGADADVIFGAINDPDAKDDIKITVIATGFHPDDRNTYDTNAYKPSSAPRSGRSSSGNFADVHIPEFLRKGNRNF